Part of the Candidatus Methylarchaceae archaeon HK02M2 genome, AATTTTCTTCTCCATCCCAAACCCTATCTTAGGCATAATTTCTTTAGCCTCCAGAATACTCATCTTTAATATAGGTTTACCATCCATTAATACTCCAGGAACATCTGTGAGAAAGATAATTTTATCAGCTCCTAAGCTACCTGCTATGTAGGCTGCTGCTCTATCTCCATCCACATTCAGTAGCTCTCCTTCATCTCCTATTGCTATAGGTGCTACAACAGGCATGTAATCCTCGTTAAGAAGGATTTTTAAAAGATTAGAATTTATCTCCTTTATCTTTCCCGTATAGCCTCCTTCAATTACCATCTTTCTTCCTCTTTCATTTATTATAATAAGTTTCTTTTTACGCTCAGCTTTTATA contains:
- a CDS encoding [LysW]-aminoadipate/[LysW]-glutamate kinase → MAIVVKIGGSILKQGINPSILKDLKDTYLQQKVLLVHGGGDQVTEIAEKLGKPQKFIISPGGIRSRYTDLETIVIFTMVMVGKINKELVTTLHKADIKAIGLSGVDGSIIKAERKKKLIIINERGRKMVIEGGYTGKIKEINSNLLKILLNEDYMPVVAPIAIGDEGELLNVDGDRAAAYIAGSLGADKIIFLTDVPGVLMDGKPILKMSILEAKEIMPKIGFGMEKKI